The Hyla sarda isolate aHylSar1 chromosome 3, aHylSar1.hap1, whole genome shotgun sequence genome contains the following window.
ataaaaaaatcacacatttcaatggtctcctcatgctgcagccaaccccaggctgcgtcattcaggtaatatatagagagcacttgctGTCCTAAAATTTCAAcaacatttttcgtcaaaaatgtttgtcttttttattagggattgtgaagctttggtgcatactcatgcatccgccaactccagcctgtgtaattcaggcaatatatggtttactgatgccgctgctgggccttgggctgggaatttcaaattttctcataggtagcacccgctatccaaatgtcttcttcataaatgtctacaattgttgtttttttgggggggggattgtgaagccctgctgtgtactcgtgcatcagccaactccaggctgtgtcattcaggcaatatatggtttattgatgccactgttgggcctgggtctgggaatttcaaattttctcataggtagcacccgctatccaaattcttctgtttaaatttcttaattcatcttttaatcttagggattgtgaaggcctagagcctactcatgctgctggcaactccgggctgtgccattcatccactatatggtctcctcatactgccaacacctccacgctatgtcattcagacactatatggtctcctcatgctgccaacacctccacgctgtgtcattcagtcactgtatggtctcctgacactgatgccaccacgactctgtcattgtgctgctgtgcggcagtgattctaagagcgatgccggtaatctgcatgttattctgaataacagtattatttcccttcCCCAatacactccatatgtgttttagaacacagTAAAGTGCTCTATACCACTAtagaggctgtctgtaggctagaaatagcctttttttaaccccttaaggaccacaggtttttccgtatttgcactttcgttttttcctcctcaccttttaaaaatcataaccctttcaattatgcacctaaaaatccatatttattttttgtgccaccaattctactttgcagtgacatccgtcattttgcccaaaaatctacggcgaaacgggaaaaaaaaatcattctgcgacgaaattgaagaaaaaacacaattttgttacttttgggggcttccgtttgtacgcagtacatttttcggtaaaaatgacacatgatctttattctgtaggtccatacggttaaaatgatcccctacttatataggtttgattttgttgtacttctgtaaaaaatcataagtacatgcagaaaatgttaatcctttaaaattgtcatatttgaaccctataacttttttattttaccgcttatggggcggtatgagggctcattttttgtgccgggatctgaagtttttagcggtaccatttttgtattgatcggactttttgatctctttttattcattttttcatgacataaaaagtgaccaagaatacgttattttggtctttggaatttttttgcgcgtacgccattgaccgtgtggtttaattaaggatatatttttatagttcggacatttacacacacagcgataccacacatgtttatatttattttcatttacatgtttttttcttttttatgggaaaaggggatgattcaaacttttattagggaaagggttaaatgacatttattaactttttattacacttttttttttacagtgttatagctcccatagggacctataacactgtgcacactgatcttatacactgttcactgcaaagccatagctttgcattgatcagggttatcggcggtcgattgctcaagcctgcatctcaggcttggagcaatcagtcgccgaagggacacgccggaggaaggtaagaggacctccgctcgtgtcccagctgatcgggacaccgcattttcactgcggtggtcccgatcagccccacttagCAGccgggcaactttcactttcggtttagacgcgccattcaactttgaacgctgcgtctaaagggttaatagcgtgcggcaccgcaatcgctgccgcgcgctattggcCCCGGGTCCAGGCTTcatatacatgccgggaccgacccgatatgacgtggggtcaccgcgTCATATCGGTTGtaacgcgggagccggccaaggacttaAATATATgttcttggtcgttaaggggttaatatagatttgatttgccacgaaaaattcagatcaaagcaaactttttcggaaaattcagtgaatcggccgaatcgaatttttgaaaagttcgctcatctctactcagagTCAAGGAAGGTGGAGGAAGAGAGGtaaccctccggctacctcagcagttaAACTCTCTCTGCACAGATCCGCATGGACTCCATACGTGGACTTGTCAAACAAATAAATAGGGTTGATCCAGCATTTGAGTAAAGCTTCCAGCTTTATTATGCAtcacattaaatatataaatacaacaATTAAAGATatgaagaatggagcactcacgcgGTAGTGTGTCCCAAGTTGGCAGATCGTTACCGACGTGAAGTCATCCTTCAGCAGGGAGGCGGTGGATGGTACTCAGACGCCGGCCATGGGCCGTATGTCACAAACCGACGCTTTGTCAGTCCGCACACCAGGTGtgcggcctgacgaagtgctgaTTGGCGTGATACAGTCCATGGCTGGCGTCTGAGCTCCCCCCATACCATTCACCGCCTCCCTGCCGAAGGATGACTTCACGTTGGTAACGATCTGCCAACTTGGGACACACTACCTGGTGAGCGCTCCATTCTTCATTTCTTTAATTGTTGTATTTATTGGATTATCTTTACTCCACGTGAATACCTCCCGTATTCCCAATTAACAGACAGCATGTCCTATTTTTGGCTATCTAGCAAGTAGAAGCAGTTTATCATCCAATTCGTAACCTTCCTCCCCCCTTTTCTTCTCTATTGGTACATACATAGTTCACCCCAAAGTAAATGGGACAGAATAATCTTCAcatattattgtttttaatgtgatgCATAATAAAGCTGGAAGTTTTACTCAAATGCTGGCTCAACCCTCTTTATTTGTTTGTCACATTATTTTGGTGTCTTCATTTGCAGGGTCCTTGTGTGTATTCTCCATCATTGATCATTTCTTATGATTTGAGCTTTGGACGATCATATATTTCATTGGCTCAAATCTAAACCCACGTATTTGGGTTGTCTCGTTCATAACCTCACCATAATAACCTACAACTAATTTATCTCTAAACTACTACTAAAGTAATGTTAGTAAACGCCTcttttgtacacagtattccgcaGACTGAGGACAATATAATGTGGATTGTAACATGGATCTTAGAAACCAGACTCTAATTAACCATTTCATCCTCATTGGTTTGTCTCAGAACCTGCAGACTTGTGTTTTGCTCTTTATAACGTTTTGTGTTGTGTCTATATTGACCGTCCTCGGGAACGGCTTCCTGATCTTCACCGTTATCGTCAGTCCTAAGTTACACACTCCTATGTATTATTTCCTCTGTAATTTGTCTTTTCTGGATTTGTGTTGTTCATTGTCCACTGGTCCAAAAATGCTTTTTGATCTATTTTCAATGAGTAGAAGGATTTCACTCATTGGTTGTCTCACACAAATGAACATTTTATTATTCCTAGCAGTAACTGAATGCATCCTGCTGGCGGTGATGGCCTATGACCGGTATATCGCTATATGCTCCCCCTTATATTACACCATCATTATGAATTGGAGAGTCTGTAGATCTATCACTGTTATTATGTGGTTGGGAAGTTTCATTTTATCTACTGTTCCCACTATGGTAAAACCTCTTATATTTTGTAAAGAAAACACATTGGACCATTTTGTTTGTGAAGTCTTGGCCCTTCTGGAGGTGGCAtgtggtgacctctccttttatAAGATAACTATAGTTGCTATAGGGTTTTTCACATTATTATCCCCTCTTGTCCTCATTGTTGTGTcttatatttgtattattatttctaTATTAAAAATCCATTCAGTAGAAGGAAGATCCAAGGCTTTCTCCACCTGCGCCTCCCACCTCACTGTGGTGTTCATATTTTTTGTTACGATTATGATCATGTACATGGGGCAGACAAAGAGCTTCTCGTCTTATGTCAAGTATATTTCCCTTATTTATGCAATGTTTACTCCTGTATTAAATCCAGTGATCTACAGCCTGAGGAACAATGAAGTAAAAGAGGGATTCCGGAAAATCCTGACCACAGGGTGTATGACACTTACGATGCTGTAGAACCTTCTAAGTTGGTTTAGAGATCGTAATAAGAAGGCTCCTTCGATAGGTGACAGAACATCTTATTCAGTAGTGATgggaaataaaaacatttatagaaataaaaatatgaattCAGTGAAGGGAGTGAAAAAGAAAATAGATTGGGGGCTCACTCTAAAGATACATCTTCACCCAGATGTGCAGAAAATATTTTAACTTCTCATCAGACCATTTATCCTGTCATAAAATATGTCATCAATATAGAATAATTAGTGAGATCTTCAGGAGAATATAAACAATGTATGTGTCCCTCATAATCCATATATGTGTAAACATCTCACAGTCCTCAAAATACCCTAAGATCAGAACCTGTGGTCAAGAAGAGCAGTGACCGGTGCGACACATGTGCGTAGCTTGTGAACAGTGAACGTTTTACTGCATTGTTCCCTTCTCACAAATTCTTTGCAATCATATAGCTCGCATATATGTTGAATTTCCCCAATaaaccccccacatatatatggtAAGGGGCAACTTCCCAGCTATCATGGACAGTCCCTGGTCCGATGTGTGAtcataaggggttaatattactcCAAATTTCATCTTCACACTTGGCTTATACAATTATAGCATCACTCAAACCTTAAAGAGTCTACACCCCCAAAAATATCATGACCTATAAAATATGGGTGATAAGTGCCAACAACACACCCAACATATTCTCTGGTACCAACTATGGTCAATGAGTAACGTGGAAAGCAAATACATTTCAGTTCTGGGCTTCAATACAATGGTTAGTGCTTCATAGCTACAATCCTTAGTGATTCTGATTGGTAAAGTCCTTTGTCTGCTCCCAGGGTCCCGGGTAAAAAATGTCCATAAATCCAATTGACTTATGTTCTCAACTTGTGTCAGCATAGTAAAAATGGCCCAATACATATGTATGTTGCATCAGGGTTGATTGAATGGGTGATCCTTCTCTTTCCTAGGTCGGCCCATGGGAGGGCATTTCATTGTTCCAGGgatgttccaggaaaaaactttattttttatattctggctccataaagttaaacagatttgtaaattacttctattaaaaaaaatctgaatccttccaatgattatcaactgctgaagttgagttgttattttctgtctgtcaacaatgctctctgctgacatctctgcttgtctcgggaactgcacagagtagaacaggtttgctattgggatttgcttctactctggacagttccggagacaggtgtcatcagagagcacttagacagaaaagaacaactccacttcagcagctcataagtaatgaaaggattaagactttttaatagaagtaatttacaaaatgttttcctggataacccctttaaagggaatctgtccgcTCTGTTGAGGTACTGAGCACCAGAGACATGTTGTTCATAGTAAGAGAAAACTTCATACAGCTTTGTTTAATTCGATGGCCGTGTATAAAGTTATTAACCTGTTTATCCTTGAACAGCTACAGAGTTGTGAGAATAAGGAAGTGTCAGCTGAACGGCGTATCCCTGCCTTGTCCCACATGATAGATATACGGGGAGAAAGATGGCTTGCTACACCCCCCAAACTCTGTACAAGGAATAAGCGGGTGTTGGCATTGGCTCAGTAGCCTATAGGCTTTGGTTTTGGACTGCACATGCCTACCCTCCCATCAACCATCACAGTATCTGTGCTGGCAGCCAATTACACACTGTCGGTCTGCCGAAGCTCTGCTCTGCAGACTCAGAACTTTCGTTTTCGTCTGAGGTATGAGAGAGTTTAGGTTGAGAAAGGTTTTGCCTGACTCCTGACGGATGAGGCGGGACGCAGTCTTGCTGAAGGATGAGGGAGGTACGGCTGAGAACTGAGAGCTATTTGCCTGAGGGAGGAGGCTTGACGCCGTTTTGGCTGAAGAGTGAGCGAGGTACACCCCCAAtcctcctaagggataggagtgaggttgccgtgctgcgatctcctcctatcccctgccattagtcagaactgcgttatgaccaatggcagcgcaggacagggggttgccatggaaaccctccgttctgcccacctctGAAtatcgggcagaatgggggggagAAGATAGAGGCCTGTAcctgaggagaagatgcgtggggcctggcgatcatcgcagacatccagcggagatcacggcacaggtagggaatcgacggtgggggggagaaatgaaagtgaaagtaaagtgatctttactgtggcaaccactaggaaggccgaactgcaactcccagcatgcccagacagccaaaggcaaagggagttgtagttttgcaacatctggggggtcacagtttggtgaccactgttacagtggtgcccaaacggtagccctccagatgttgccaaactgggcatgctgggagttgtagttctgtaacatctgtcccttcagattttgccattttcattacatttttgaagccccctaaagttttcaaaaagcaaaaatatgtccattttatgatgccaacataaagtggacatattgtatttgtgaataatttttggaatgcttggaaaaaaaacattgcgTCTACTCCACATGACAGCCTCAAAACTTGTTTCAAGtcccaaaagggaaaaaaaatgtgataaatatttttaacatttcaatgtttaaaaagttatttCTTTTCCACAATATtgagacaccaatcctgttgcgactccaaaaatgtataagtttttttcGAATATTTGGAAAAAGCCATTATCCCTTCCAATGCTTCCGTATGCATTTTAGCACCGGCAGGCATCTACCGACAACCGGGAATGTTTCATGCAGCTTTATATTAGTGTGAAAAAGCTTAAAGTGCAGTGTTTTTAAACAAACTGTTAGTTACGATGGATTACTGGATGTCGCAGAAACTTAGACATCATCTTAGccttgaatctaataaaaaacacTTAAATACATTTCTAGGAGACCCCAGCAATGTTATACTGGACTTTAGAACTTTTAGGCAATGTTACAAACACATTTTGAGGGTTATAGTATTGCCGGCTCGCGTAGAACCTTTTCCCAGCAAACAAaactttttgaaaatttttttgcAAGCCCAACTCTACTTATACCAGGAGAGTGGTCAATACTAAGAGGACACAATGgccttgatttactattgtaaacccaacatgttttgtctggttgtgcaccaggacccgactaactctccattctactgagaaaacctgaaaaaagggCGTGGCCATTGCAAAAAGTGGGTGGGTCctcacattttcacaaaaaaccaacatatttactaaagttttcacagaaaatgtggtggatttgagctgaggaaaaccccacagatcagagcacatgtaaaaaaaaatctaaatgtagggaaaccttaataaatactgtgaaaaaaaaattgttggggattaaatgggttttccaggatctttttttatttgactatgctacaggggctgtaaagttagtgtagttcataatatagtgtctgtacctgtgtgtgacggttttctcacaattcttctgtgatttttgtcccaatatttatttttaacagcatacaaaatgactcaggtctCGGGTTTTTCCAGgtttcactagtcaggtgatcagaggaagTCTGTCCTgcctcaatgggtggagcgaccactgggtgggagagagttcattttgcaacagctgtaggcacactgattaggAAAAACGGGTGTATTGCAttaaagggatcacaggtgtgtttcaatgggtggagttaatgtagcagatgtggcaggtaggaATCCCGGCACGGGTTTCCTAAACCTTCCCGTGGGTGACGACTTCGGTGCTGCTGCGCTACACCGGCGGGTCAAACAGCAGTCGTAGAGGGAGCAGAGAATAGTGATAGCTTTTTATTGTACAATCATAAAAAGGATCGGTGCTTAgttggacaacgcgttttggaggggctccctccttcgtccGGTCCGCATTGCCTATGCGGACCTGACGAAGGAGtgagcccctccgaaacgcgttgtccaactAAGCACCCATCCTTTTTATGATTATACAATAAAAAGCTATCACTattctctgcaccctctccggCTGCAGCGCCGAAGTCGTCACCCACGGGAAGGTTTAGGAAACCCGTGCCgggattcctacctcccacaTCTGCTACATTATCTTATTCACCGTCTCCGACGGGACCGACGGCCAGCTGCTCCCGGCGTACCTACGGAAAGACACCTGCTCAAAGCttacatcagtgttgtgcctgaaatTAGCGCAACACTTAAAGGGTAGCAGTCTCTTATCTCTCTACTAACCATCCGTTATCCACGGATAACCGGCACTATATTAGTGCCACATCTGTCTTTTTTCTCCCTTCACATACttctcaatgggtggagtggctgatgtgtaggatgGAGGAAATTACCTtatacttacaaactatggaactatgggatgtgtagtttagagaacaaaattcaacaggaaatacttaATTCTTGCAGGTACCtactgctaaaatcaccttatggtggataacccctttaaaacacacaAGGAAAACTCCACAACACTCTTaaaaaatcagggccaatgtggtgCATTTTGGGAGCAAATGCTTTTTCATGTAAAATAGAGAAGAGAAAAGCTACAATACAattttatattataaaattatatcGGTGATTTTACTAATTGAACATGTTTTTCATTAATACTGAAATAATTGATGAGTCTATGGAGTATTGGCCACGTTCACCTGGAGACACTGAATCCTTGACAAGGGGGAAATTACACCCACACTTATGTCTAATAATATTTTCTAACAGGTACGGAAGCATATAAAATGCACATAGATTTATAAATAAATAGGAGagaacaagcagaagacacaacgTGGGGGGAGATATGACTTATATCTACACAATGTCAGGATTCATTGTCGGGGGGTTAACTTGGGTCCTGATCTGCTTCTTGGATCTTAAACCTTTGTTTTCTATTGAAAAGATTTCTACAGCAACAGAAAAAGAAGAAACAATTATCTACATCATGGAAGGTACGCAATTTTTCTTCTAAGacacaatttttcattttacacaaatattttaaaatgggaaaatatcAGCGTCGTCTGTGACAATCCCAGTCATCTGAACAGGGCCTGAGGAAATCCTTGTGCTCCGCACTGACATATccccattcatatatatatatatatatatatatatatatatacacacagcaacaggagaatacagcagcacactgcctgcacaaagatatagatgaaacatgagtatatagataaaatatgaaaagctatacagctgtaatgcaataaatgaagatatgaaactatgaaaatatgaggtgcttagcttgcaattttggcgccaaatagcgtggaccgtcccaccacagtaaggtgacctcattctgggacggaccttacactgtgtatatgcctctgtgtgaacagtacaacaggcattgcaaggtctgtttcagaccttgcaatgcctgttgtactgttcacacagaggcatatacacagtgtagggtccgtcccagaatgaggtcaccttaccatggtgggacggtccacactatttggcaccaaatttgcaagctaagtacctcatattttcatagtttcatatcttcatttattgcattacagctgtatagcttttcatgttctatctatatactcatgttttatctatatactcatgtttcatctatatctttgtgctagcagtgtgctgctgtattcttctgttgctgtatatttagcccagcagcttgcacctgcaagccaggtttttacaatagtttggatcaatagtgctggccaatttatcttttggttgtatatatatatatatatatatatatatatattttttttttactaataagaACCAGATACTGAAACACACATTGGAAGAAGTTCCAGCTCCACAAGATGTTTGTCCAAAATATTAGTCAAAAATATTCAAtaaatatttttgatattttggactaatatacaacaaaaatagagaaacagaaacacagccacacgtccaccatttgtattttgatctatttgcttcccTATCACTGTTTATGTCTCATTTCCCCTGAAGACATTACCTGTAGGGTGGTGAaacctgttggggggggggggttgcttaaTGTTTTAAATCAGCAGGTTTCCTGATTTAACTCTACAATGCAGGTACACGTAGACAGATCCATTATCTGTGCCTCTAgtatacatagggggagatttatcaaaacccgtctagaggaaaagtttctttctgagttgcccatagcaaccaatcagatccctacttccatttttcacaggctttaaaaaaaaaaaaagaacttaaaggaacaatctgtttggttgctatgggcaactcagcaactttttctctgcacaggttttgataaatctcccccatagtgtgaaTACGATTGTAGACATACAGGACTCTTGCTGGGTTCTTATTTTTAACTGTAAAGTTTTATTTATAATGTTTGGTAAAAGTAAATATTTTCtagttgttcatttttttttagcaatggtTATACTCCACATACACTAGGGTCACAGTGCTTGTACCTAATTTTGGTTTTAGCCCTGATCGTGCGGATGTTTGACCCTTTATAAGGGGATCACACATTTTCATCATTCCGACTTCAGACTGGTAATTTTGGGTTGGTCTCCTCAGTCACTTGGTTTCCTGTCTCGTAGAGGAGATTTAgctttataattattaaaaaacagAGAGCGCTGAGTGGCACTTTAATCATAATAGATATAGAATTAGTGCAATAAAGATGGTGCGTACCTGTATCTAGTTTGTAGAGATGGCAAGTGGAAGTAAAATATACTTCTTTAGCTCTCGCACAACCCAGCCACGCATGCGCGTGGCTGGGTTGTGCAAGAGCTAAAGAAGTATATacgtatataaaaatacagacatTAGCTAAATAAACGTTGTTTTAAAAATGGGTGGCAGAATGCTATAAAATATATTCTAATAAAGAAAGGGTAATACCTGAAGGTGCGTAGGTGAATACAGAAGGTGCGTAATGTGGCACCGTGGAAGCGGGATAAGGGTGGGGGCATGAATATAGACGATGCTTCAGATGGTCTAAGTTCAAAGAACGGACATATATGTAATAAAGTATTGGCCAATCTGTAAATGCAAATGCTAATAGGGTTATGCAAAGAAAATAAATCACGGGGCACTCACGGTACTTCATTCAGTGCAGGTTTCTTTATTCAGTTAGCAGATGAATACATATTCCGGTGAGGCGCCAGGAGCGAGCGTGTGGGATGATAGTTATTTCGTGCCGATCCCGGCACTTCCTCAGGTCACCTGAGGAAGTGTTGGGAtcggcacgaaatagctatcgcGAGAGCAGAGGCTATGAGGTCACGGGAGTACATCCCGGCCAGTGGCGTCTCAATCACGATATCTCTGGCTATAGAGTTGCCAGGTGGCTCCAGcagtatgtagtgatgtcactacaggggtCAGAGAGGCCCAAAAAGCAATCCAGCGCGTTTCAGAGACGACATATCGGTCTCCTTCCTCGGGGATGTAAAATGGGTCCCTCTGGCTTACTTATATAGACTCATAAGCCGCTTTCCTTTTTTCACTCACTAATATTTTTCTTCTATTTCCAAACGGTACTTCCTCTCCAGTATGTATCCAGATAGGTATAATAAAACTTTTACATGTAGCATAAGGTTCTTTCCTGTATATCTGGATCAGTGTATATGAAACAAATTACTCTATGAAGCCAAAGATCTCAAACTCTGCATTAAGTCCG
Protein-coding sequences here:
- the LOC130360460 gene encoding olfactory receptor 13-like, whose product is MDLRNQTLINHFILIGLSQNLQTCVLLFITFCVVSILTVLGNGFLIFTVIVSPKLHTPMYYFLCNLSFLDLCCSLSTGPKMLFDLFSMSRRISLIGCLTQMNILLFLAVTECILLAVMAYDRYIAICSPLYYTIIMNWRVCRSITVIMWLGSFILSTVPTMVKPLIFCKENTLDHFVCEVLALLEVACGDLSFYKITIVAIGFFTLLSPLVLIVVSYICIIISILKIHSVEGRSKAFSTCASHLTVVFIFFVTIMIMYMGQTKSFSSYVKYISLIYAMFTPVLNPVIYSLRNNEVKEGFRKILTTGCMTLTML